In a genomic window of Thiosocius teredinicola:
- a CDS encoding peroxiredoxin, translated as MDTQSQAQFAMPRINEPAPAFEARTTHGVKSLQDYRGKWLVLFSHPADFTPVCTTEFMAFAKHYDDFQAVNTELLGLSIDSYYSHVAWVRNIKERFGVDIQFPIIEDLSMKVAKAYGMIHPGAADTSAVRATFIIDPEGVLRAMVYYPMTNGRSIPEFLRLIKALQASDTHKIATPEGWQPGEKVIVPPPGDMEAAEKRADEGYECTDWYFCKKAL; from the coding sequence ATGGATACACAATCGCAAGCGCAGTTCGCCATGCCACGTATCAATGAACCGGCTCCGGCCTTCGAGGCGCGCACCACGCACGGCGTCAAGTCGCTGCAAGACTATCGCGGCAAATGGTTGGTGCTGTTCTCACACCCGGCCGACTTCACCCCGGTATGTACCACCGAGTTCATGGCATTTGCCAAACACTACGACGACTTCCAGGCGGTCAACACCGAGCTGCTGGGATTGTCTATCGACAGCTATTACAGCCACGTTGCCTGGGTACGCAACATCAAGGAACGCTTCGGCGTCGATATCCAGTTTCCGATCATCGAAGACCTGTCGATGAAGGTGGCAAAGGCCTACGGCATGATTCACCCGGGGGCAGCGGATACGTCGGCAGTGCGCGCAACATTCATCATCGATCCCGAAGGCGTACTGCGGGCAATGGTCTACTACCCAATGACCAACGGCCGCTCGATCCCCGAGTTTCTGCGCCTGATCAAGGCACTGCAGGCATCGGACACGCACAAAATCGCGACACCTGAAGGTTGGCAGCCGGGTGAGAAAGTCATCGTACCGCCTCCTGGCGATATGGAAGCCGCCGAGAAGCGTGCCGACGAAGGCTATGAGTGCACCGATTGGTATTTCTGCAAGAAGGCACTCTGA
- a CDS encoding DNA-formamidopyrimidine glycosylase family protein — protein MPEGDTIFKLAAYLKPVLTDQRIQVGTLRDQPAVDLAGREITDVFAHGKHLFIAFDDEHMLRSHLGMWGSWHHYAIDETWQKPARQASIVLELGQRVYVCFNAQQVELMRKHGVRARQFGIVMGPDLLADEVDIDDIVTRAREMSAPSRPIADVLLDQRIASGIGNVYKSEVLFIECCQPASELQQLDHAVLRNLYQRASELLNENTRGGPRITRRANDQADTLWVYGRTGLPCLRCDTPIESMRFGKAQRSTFWCPHCQPTAA, from the coding sequence ATGCCGGAAGGCGATACGATCTTCAAGCTTGCGGCGTACCTGAAGCCGGTGTTGACGGACCAGCGTATCCAGGTCGGTACACTGCGCGATCAGCCAGCAGTCGACCTTGCCGGACGCGAAATCACCGATGTGTTCGCACACGGCAAGCACCTCTTCATCGCATTCGACGACGAGCACATGTTGCGCAGTCATCTCGGCATGTGGGGTTCATGGCACCACTACGCCATCGATGAAACTTGGCAGAAACCCGCGCGCCAGGCTTCAATCGTGCTTGAGCTCGGTCAACGCGTTTACGTCTGTTTCAATGCGCAACAGGTCGAGTTGATGCGCAAACACGGGGTTCGCGCACGGCAGTTCGGCATCGTCATGGGGCCGGACCTGTTGGCAGACGAGGTTGATATCGACGACATCGTTACCCGCGCACGCGAGATGTCGGCGCCCTCGCGGCCGATCGCAGATGTGCTGCTGGATCAACGCATCGCCAGCGGTATCGGCAATGTCTACAAATCAGAGGTGTTGTTTATCGAGTGCTGTCAGCCGGCATCGGAGCTTCAGCAACTCGATCACGCCGTTTTGCGGAATCTCTATCAGCGAGCATCGGAGCTGCTGAACGAAAATACGCGTGGCGGCCCTCGCATCACCCGACGAGCCAATGACCAGGCCGACACACTCTGGGTATACGGACGTACCGGCCTGCCCTGCCTGCGCTGCGATACGCCGATCGAATCGATGCGATTCGGTAAAGCACAGCGTTCGACTTTTTGGTGTCCACACTGCCAGCCAACAGCCGCTTGA
- a CDS encoding transferrin-binding protein-like solute binding protein translates to MSLAKIYKVAKVAPIVTLAAFIGGCGGGGGGGDSAGVTQSVSFVKWSSINPPATVSIKGISQDADYTASAPSFNATSVTDLGVDTTASAYITYRFDDTISRISITTQNGTVTWDENSGDLIDDTDPLAVVAASGSNQSMLFTVNPVALSWDYQTFGTWQTGIMTGSGQIGAVSLGAPTAGSAIPTSGTASFTGAAMGIYVDAAGAQYLAGGDLTVNADFVGRSLTFATTNSEKLNLLTSASSLAPNLDLSGTLNYAAGVNTFTGSLTAAGGMTGQTEGRFYGPNAEELGGVFSVSGAGTESYIGSYGAAQ, encoded by the coding sequence ATGTCGCTCGCAAAGATTTATAAGGTTGCCAAGGTCGCCCCAATCGTCACTTTGGCGGCATTCATCGGCGGATGTGGCGGCGGTGGCGGTGGCGGCGATTCAGCCGGCGTGACCCAGTCGGTAAGCTTCGTGAAATGGTCGTCGATCAACCCGCCCGCGACCGTAAGCATCAAAGGCATATCGCAGGACGCCGACTACACCGCATCGGCTCCGAGCTTCAATGCAACCAGTGTTACCGACCTCGGTGTCGACACGACAGCGAGTGCGTACATCACCTACCGCTTCGACGACACCATCAGCCGCATCAGCATCACCACGCAAAACGGCACGGTGACGTGGGACGAAAACTCGGGCGATCTGATCGACGACACCGATCCGCTGGCAGTCGTAGCAGCAAGCGGCAGCAATCAGTCGATGTTGTTTACTGTGAATCCGGTTGCGCTGTCGTGGGACTATCAAACGTTCGGCACCTGGCAGACCGGCATCATGACCGGCTCGGGCCAGATCGGCGCCGTCAGCTTGGGGGCACCGACGGCAGGCAGCGCAATACCCACCTCGGGTACCGCCAGTTTCACCGGGGCCGCGATGGGCATCTATGTCGATGCGGCGGGTGCACAGTATCTCGCGGGCGGCGATCTCACCGTCAATGCCGACTTCGTGGGTCGTTCTCTTACGTTCGCAACCACCAACTCCGAGAAACTCAACCTGCTGACATCCGCCTCGTCGCTGGCGCCCAACCTCGACCTGAGCGGAACCCTGAACTATGCAGCAGGCGTCAATACCTTTACCGGCTCGCTCACAGCCGCCGGCGGCATGACCGGACAGACAGAAGGACGCTTTTACGGTCCCAATGCCGAAGAACTCGGCGGCGTATTCTCGGTTTCCGGTGCGGGCACCGAGTCTTACATCGGCTCTTATGGAGCGGCTCAGTAG
- a CDS encoding DEAD/DEAH box helicase translates to MTEKLPFNEPTARWFNEAFADATPVQRHGWASIVDGAHTLLVAPTGSGKTLAAFLAGIDYCLSLPADAPPGVRILYVSPLKALVYDVERNLRAPLVGISHKAGALGKVVRDVQVDIRTGDTPQKERQRQAKHPADILVTTPESLFLLLGSKARDNLRSVHTVIVDEIHALAPTKRGTHLALSLERLSALCAKDPQRVGLSATVRPLDEVARFLGGRRTVATVDLSAKPRIDLAVQVPVADMDNPVTPSAEKPGGSILGELYTREVGTTQPEERGIWPAIYPQLLKQIEENRSTIIFVNSRGLCERLTQRLNELAGEEVVRSHHGSVSHEKRAEIEEGLKQGRIKGIVATSSLELGIDMGAVDRVVLVESPGSVARGLQRVGRAGHQVGELSVGRLFPKFRGDLLESTVIAQRMIEGEIESISVPRNTLDVLAQQIVAICCDAPTSSSDIEQVVTRAYPFHQLSGDALQAVLEMLSGHYPSQDFADLRPLLAWDRNKDELRPRRGTPMVSRMNAGTIPDRGNYTVTLGPDGARLGELDEEMVYETRPGENILLGATTWRVEEITRDRVIVSPAPGEPGRLPFWRGDGPGRPLELGRALGAFVRKVGAMPPAKAVEWLQQHAHLDRNAAHNLADYLSEQKEHTGCLPTDRTITIERFRDELGDWRVCILSPFGARVHAPWSMALQQRLSIDNAFEVQVMYTDDGIVLRFADTDEPPDLDVLLPDPDEAEELVTDQLAHTAMFAGLFRENAARSLLIPRRRVDQRTPLWAQRLKAQNLLAAVRKYPNFPIVLETYRQALSDVFDLQALRSVLRDIHARKVRIDEVETRSASPFARSLVFAYVAAYIYEQDAPLAERRAQALTLDRNLLNELLGQDELRSLIDADVLLQLERELQRLTDDRRARDADEIHDLLRQLGDLSEQAIAERSVCDVTSALSQLQNERRAIPVSIATQQRWIAAENAAIYRDALGAVPPHGLPEVFVEAQDNPLAFIAYRYARTHGPFVTRELATHLGLRPAQVEPVLRGLLHSGSLVQGEIRPGGVELDWCEADVLRRLKRRTLAKLRDAVAPVDAASLALFLPQWHQLGGERSGTARLLEVIQQLQGLELPWSALHGHVLPARVAGFTLDMLDMLAAGGQVVWLGRSPLGSRDGRIVLYLREHARELLDKVPTPDGLEEAHHAVLDHLRERGASFTFELESVVQKRCAGMNGREIQATLWDLVWAGQITNDTFAPLRTLGARSVRHSGRRGRVASTMAGGRWSLVESLFDTGLTDTERTIARSNMLLDRYGVVSREVVAAEELSGGFGPIYKVMSSMEEAGRVRRGYFVEGLSGAQFARPGTIDLLRGVQPEMQADVDADSYRIDLLPVVDPANPWGSLLAWPQSGGAEKLRPKRVAGAWLLLHQGNPLLYLGPNGRQLITFPAHLERPGVRSACFEALRAMPGSTRRGTLIIEKVDGQPVGQSPYRDTLLKAGFISDYRGVAAEAFA, encoded by the coding sequence GTGACAGAAAAATTGCCGTTCAACGAACCGACTGCACGCTGGTTCAACGAGGCGTTTGCCGATGCTACGCCGGTACAGCGGCACGGCTGGGCATCGATCGTCGATGGCGCACACACTCTGCTTGTTGCACCGACCGGCAGCGGCAAGACCCTGGCCGCCTTTCTTGCCGGCATCGATTATTGTCTGTCGCTGCCCGCCGACGCACCGCCAGGCGTGCGCATACTGTATGTCTCCCCGCTCAAGGCCCTGGTCTACGATGTGGAGCGCAACCTGCGCGCGCCACTGGTCGGCATCAGCCACAAGGCTGGCGCGCTTGGAAAGGTTGTGCGCGACGTGCAGGTCGACATCCGCACCGGCGACACGCCACAGAAGGAACGCCAACGCCAAGCCAAGCACCCGGCAGATATCCTGGTAACCACGCCGGAATCACTGTTTCTGTTGCTCGGTTCAAAGGCCCGCGACAACCTGCGCAGCGTGCACACCGTTATTGTCGACGAGATCCACGCACTGGCCCCGACCAAACGCGGCACGCACCTGGCGCTGAGCCTGGAACGGCTGTCGGCGTTGTGTGCCAAGGATCCGCAGCGTGTTGGCCTGTCGGCTACGGTCCGGCCGCTCGACGAGGTCGCGCGTTTTCTTGGCGGGCGACGTACGGTTGCCACCGTCGACCTGTCGGCGAAGCCGAGAATCGACCTTGCTGTGCAGGTGCCGGTGGCGGACATGGATAATCCGGTGACGCCGTCCGCCGAAAAACCCGGGGGATCAATCCTTGGCGAGTTGTACACGCGCGAGGTGGGCACGACCCAGCCGGAGGAACGCGGTATCTGGCCGGCCATCTATCCGCAACTGCTCAAACAGATCGAAGAAAACCGATCGACCATCATTTTCGTCAACAGCCGGGGTTTGTGCGAACGCCTGACGCAGCGGCTCAACGAACTGGCCGGCGAAGAAGTTGTGCGCTCACACCACGGCAGCGTATCGCACGAAAAACGCGCCGAGATCGAAGAGGGTCTCAAGCAGGGGCGGATCAAGGGCATCGTCGCCACCAGTTCACTCGAACTCGGCATCGACATGGGCGCGGTCGACCGTGTGGTGCTGGTCGAGTCACCGGGATCGGTCGCGCGCGGCCTGCAACGCGTCGGTCGAGCCGGTCACCAGGTCGGCGAGCTCAGCGTCGGTCGGCTGTTTCCAAAGTTTCGCGGCGACCTGCTCGAAAGCACCGTGATCGCACAACGCATGATCGAAGGCGAGATCGAGTCGATCAGCGTGCCGCGCAACACGCTCGATGTGCTTGCCCAGCAGATTGTCGCGATCTGTTGCGACGCGCCGACGAGCAGCAGCGACATCGAGCAAGTGGTAACCCGCGCCTACCCGTTTCACCAGCTGTCGGGCGACGCGTTGCAGGCCGTACTCGAGATGCTGAGCGGTCACTACCCATCGCAAGACTTCGCCGACCTGCGACCACTGCTGGCGTGGGACAGAAACAAGGACGAGTTGCGCCCGCGCCGCGGCACGCCGATGGTTTCGCGCATGAACGCCGGCACAATCCCGGACCGCGGCAACTACACGGTCACCCTCGGGCCGGATGGCGCACGCCTCGGCGAACTCGATGAGGAGATGGTGTACGAAACCCGCCCGGGCGAAAACATCCTGCTCGGGGCGACCACCTGGCGCGTCGAAGAGATCACTCGCGATCGCGTTATCGTGTCGCCGGCGCCGGGCGAACCCGGACGGCTGCCCTTCTGGCGCGGTGACGGTCCGGGGCGGCCGTTGGAACTGGGGCGCGCGCTCGGTGCCTTTGTCCGCAAAGTCGGTGCCATGCCCCCTGCCAAGGCGGTTGAGTGGCTGCAGCAGCATGCACATCTGGACCGCAACGCCGCGCATAACCTCGCCGACTACCTCTCTGAACAGAAAGAGCACACCGGCTGTCTGCCGACAGACCGCACGATCACCATCGAACGTTTCCGCGATGAACTGGGTGACTGGCGCGTGTGCATCCTGTCGCCGTTCGGTGCGCGCGTGCATGCGCCCTGGTCGATGGCGTTGCAGCAACGCCTGTCGATCGACAATGCCTTTGAAGTACAGGTGATGTACACCGATGACGGCATCGTGCTGCGCTTTGCCGATACCGATGAGCCGCCGGATCTCGACGTGTTGCTGCCCGACCCCGACGAGGCGGAAGAGCTGGTGACCGACCAGCTTGCGCATACCGCAATGTTTGCCGGCCTGTTCCGCGAGAATGCCGCACGCTCATTGTTGATCCCGCGACGCCGGGTCGACCAACGGACCCCACTATGGGCACAGCGACTCAAGGCGCAAAACCTGCTGGCGGCAGTGCGCAAGTACCCCAATTTCCCGATCGTACTGGAGACCTACCGCCAGGCGCTGAGCGACGTCTTCGACCTGCAGGCGCTGCGCAGCGTGTTGCGTGATATCCATGCGCGCAAGGTGCGTATCGACGAGGTCGAAACCCGATCGGCATCGCCGTTTGCCCGCTCGCTGGTGTTCGCCTACGTGGCGGCCTATATCTACGAACAGGACGCGCCGCTGGCCGAACGACGCGCCCAGGCATTGACCCTCGATCGCAACCTGCTCAACGAGCTGCTGGGCCAGGATGAATTACGCAGCCTGATCGACGCCGACGTGTTGCTGCAACTCGAAAGGGAACTGCAACGGTTGACTGACGACCGGCGTGCCCGCGACGCCGACGAGATTCACGACCTGCTGCGCCAGCTCGGTGACCTGAGCGAACAGGCCATCGCCGAACGTTCCGTATGCGATGTAACCTCCGCGCTATCGCAATTGCAGAATGAACGCCGTGCCATCCCGGTCAGCATTGCGACGCAACAACGCTGGATCGCCGCGGAGAATGCCGCCATCTATCGAGATGCCCTCGGCGCCGTACCTCCGCACGGCCTGCCGGAGGTCTTCGTCGAGGCACAAGACAATCCCCTGGCGTTCATCGCCTACCGCTACGCGCGAACGCATGGCCCGTTCGTGACGCGCGAACTCGCCACACACCTCGGTCTGCGACCGGCACAGGTCGAACCGGTGTTGCGCGGCTTGCTGCACAGCGGTTCGTTGGTCCAGGGTGAGATTCGCCCCGGCGGTGTCGAACTCGACTGGTGTGAGGCCGATGTACTGCGGCGCCTGAAGCGGCGTACGCTGGCCAAGCTGCGCGATGCCGTTGCACCGGTCGATGCCGCGTCGCTGGCGTTGTTTCTGCCCCAATGGCACCAGCTCGGTGGAGAACGCAGCGGCACCGCCCGCCTGCTCGAAGTCATACAACAGCTTCAGGGCCTGGAGTTGCCCTGGTCGGCCCTGCACGGGCACGTTCTGCCGGCGCGCGTTGCCGGCTTCACACTCGACATGCTCGACATGCTGGCCGCCGGCGGCCAAGTGGTATGGCTCGGACGCTCACCGCTGGGTAGCCGTGACGGGCGCATCGTACTTTACCTGCGCGAGCACGCACGCGAACTATTGGACAAGGTGCCGACGCCGGACGGGCTTGAAGAGGCGCATCACGCCGTCCTGGATCACCTGCGTGAACGAGGCGCTTCGTTTACCTTCGAGCTCGAATCGGTCGTACAGAAACGATGCGCGGGGATGAACGGCAGGGAGATCCAGGCGACGCTGTGGGACCTGGTGTGGGCTGGTCAGATCACCAACGATACCTTCGCGCCCCTGCGAACACTTGGTGCGCGATCGGTACGCCACAGCGGCAGACGCGGCCGTGTGGCGTCGACAATGGCAGGTGGTCGCTGGTCGCTCGTCGAGAGCCTGTTCGATACCGGCCTGACCGATACCGAGCGCACCATTGCACGCAGCAACATGTTGCTCGATCGTTACGGCGTGGTCAGCCGCGAAGTGGTCGCCGCGGAGGAACTCAGCGGCGGCTTCGGCCCGATCTACAAGGTCATGTCGAGCATGGAAGAGGCCGGTCGTGTGCGCCGCGGTTATTTTGTCGAAGGCCTGTCGGGTGCGCAGTTTGCGCGCCCCGGTACGATCGACCTGCTTCGCGGTGTACAACCGGAAATGCAGGCTGACGTCGATGCCGACAGTTACCGCATCGACTTGCTGCCTGTCGTCGATCCGGCAAACCCCTGGGGCAGCCTGCTTGCGTGGCCGCAAAGCGGCGGTGCGGAAAAACTCAGGCCAAAGCGCGTAGCCGGCGCCTGGCTGTTGTTGCACCAAGGCAATCCCCTGCTCTACCTGGGTCCCAACGGCCGCCAGCTGATCACCTTCCCTGCGCACCTTGAGCGACCCGGCGTTCGTTCCGCCTGTTTCGAGGCGTTGCGCGCCATGCCAGGCAGCACACGTCGCGGCACGCTGATCATCGAGAAGGTCGACGGCCAGCCTGTCGGTCAATCGCCCTACCGTGACACCTTGCTCAAGGCCGGGTTCATCAGTGACTACCGCGGTGTCGCCGCGGAGGCCTTTGCCTGA
- a CDS encoding surface lipoprotein assembly modifier, protein MGSPTILRGRLASLLVGCLTMFSVAAASATEPVTQATPDDDTYQVFFAIGMEELRRQNYPAAIQVFKMLSNRLDSQRIRLELARAYFLDRQYEHSKRLFNDILADASLPWGVRENVNRYLDLIDEALGNIKFSVAFVTDSNPMNYTESRQVMIAGQVLTIAQPPENEETHGIEYGVTATKAFTADASVVGFAKVSFRDLEGDDFDRWTLDGGIALFPRTYRKLQGRVGIEESYYAGDHQYRQPYVSVTYFPDPVERFRLSTEARLAYLDVDEYDHLDAFSQTLTARASTILANSMQVLGSVYVENSDADEKPYSYQGAGVSSTVSLPLFDTWGVDLSAGYGTRNYLDDDPFFTKQRRDNTTKLSFLVHNKQWKVFGFTPEFGVAYQHTDSNISFYEFDKTTFVLRAKN, encoded by the coding sequence ATGGGTTCGCCAACGATACTGCGCGGCCGACTGGCATCACTGCTCGTCGGCTGCCTCACCATGTTCAGCGTCGCCGCCGCTTCGGCGACAGAGCCTGTTACACAGGCAACGCCTGACGATGACACCTACCAGGTATTTTTCGCCATCGGCATGGAAGAACTGCGGCGGCAGAACTACCCGGCTGCGATTCAGGTGTTCAAGATGCTATCGAACCGGCTCGACTCACAGCGCATACGACTGGAGTTGGCGCGGGCATATTTCCTCGACCGGCAATACGAGCATTCAAAGCGGCTTTTCAACGACATTCTGGCCGACGCCTCTCTGCCCTGGGGGGTGCGTGAGAACGTCAACCGTTATCTCGACCTGATCGATGAGGCGCTGGGCAACATCAAGTTCTCGGTGGCGTTTGTGACCGACAGCAACCCGATGAACTACACGGAGAGCCGCCAGGTCATGATCGCCGGCCAGGTTCTGACAATCGCTCAACCGCCCGAGAACGAGGAAACGCACGGAATCGAGTACGGCGTGACTGCGACAAAGGCATTCACGGCGGACGCCAGTGTTGTCGGCTTCGCCAAGGTCAGCTTCAGAGACCTGGAAGGCGATGATTTCGATCGGTGGACGCTCGACGGCGGTATCGCATTGTTCCCCAGGACCTACCGAAAACTGCAGGGTCGCGTCGGCATCGAAGAGTCGTACTACGCCGGTGATCACCAGTATCGCCAGCCTTACGTATCCGTCACCTATTTTCCGGACCCTGTCGAACGATTCCGCTTGAGTACCGAAGCCAGGTTGGCCTATCTCGATGTGGATGAGTATGACCATCTTGACGCGTTCTCGCAGACGTTGACGGCACGCGCATCGACTATCCTGGCGAATAGCATGCAGGTACTCGGTAGCGTCTATGTCGAGAATTCCGACGCCGACGAGAAACCTTATAGCTATCAGGGCGCGGGAGTCAGCTCCACTGTCTCTCTACCGCTGTTTGACACCTGGGGAGTAGACCTGTCCGCCGGATACGGCACTCGCAACTATCTGGATGACGACCCCTTCTTCACCAAGCAGCGACGTGACAACACCACCAAGCTGAGCTTCCTGGTGCACAACAAGCAGTGGAAGGTCTTTGGATTCACTCCTGAGTTTGGCGTAGCGTATCAGCACACCGATTCGAACATCAGCTTTTACGAGTTCGACAAGACAACCTTTGTGTTGCGCGCGAAGAACTGA
- a CDS encoding PAS domain S-box protein, whose product MKDSAATDIAQNVRFPMYEFIVLFVPVVVIALVVGASFASMRTESEIQAVLDDDNTRLQFIGGFIGAQVSNSLNHLVSISGEAAVTKVANSPDKAALQTLESTFMTFARRHPYYDQVRWIDRNGRERVRVSRSSNGPTVTPPDQLQDKHDRYYFQATQNLLPGEIYISPIDFNNEQGVVEAPLKPVLRIAKRLVGDDRESRGIIIFNIDMRPFFDAVEGVSQSNSNVLYHVVNRAGELLHRPAAGELAITDSVVNFADMYPALWQSIRAKQVGDTEAQGGLWTWKRLQPADIFHRMKNMFPAQLGGIDQLVTDEFELTLVASRPIGFLLDIRRDNRMLVSLATLVGLSVYGLSMFLYLSGHVRERRAQLRAGYAVARAENLEKMKKLEERFHRLFEASSVGQLVVNAEGNIEIGNAAAEMLLGYEPGELNGESVDFLLPADQRAQHRKYRDTYMEDPEPRLMGGGRRLEAVTKSGEPISVEIGLNPYMDAGRQMVLVSIIDLSKHQSAEHERRASATG is encoded by the coding sequence ATGAAAGACTCCGCAGCAACAGACATCGCGCAGAACGTCCGGTTTCCGATGTACGAGTTCATCGTTCTGTTCGTGCCGGTCGTCGTCATTGCCTTGGTGGTTGGTGCGTCGTTCGCGTCCATGCGTACCGAATCCGAGATTCAGGCGGTACTTGACGATGACAATACCCGGCTGCAGTTCATCGGCGGCTTTATCGGGGCCCAGGTATCGAACTCGCTCAATCACCTGGTGTCGATATCGGGCGAGGCCGCGGTGACCAAGGTGGCCAATTCGCCAGACAAGGCGGCACTGCAGACGCTTGAATCCACGTTCATGACGTTTGCCCGGCGCCATCCTTACTACGACCAGGTGCGCTGGATCGATCGCAACGGACGCGAAAGAGTGCGCGTGTCGCGCAGCAGCAATGGACCGACGGTCACGCCGCCGGATCAGCTGCAGGACAAACACGATCGATACTATTTCCAGGCAACGCAAAATCTGTTGCCTGGCGAGATCTATATATCGCCCATCGATTTCAACAACGAGCAGGGCGTTGTCGAAGCGCCGCTAAAACCCGTATTGCGCATCGCCAAGCGACTCGTCGGCGACGATCGTGAATCGCGCGGCATCATCATTTTCAACATCGACATGCGGCCATTCTTCGATGCCGTGGAAGGCGTCAGCCAGAGCAACAGCAATGTGCTTTACCACGTAGTGAATCGCGCAGGCGAGTTGTTGCATCGGCCGGCTGCAGGTGAACTGGCGATCACTGACTCGGTTGTGAATTTCGCCGACATGTATCCGGCTTTGTGGCAATCGATTCGCGCCAAGCAGGTTGGCGATACCGAAGCACAAGGTGGTCTGTGGACGTGGAAACGCCTGCAGCCGGCCGACATTTTCCACCGGATGAAAAACATGTTTCCTGCGCAGCTCGGAGGCATCGATCAACTGGTCACCGACGAATTTGAGCTGACCTTGGTGGCCAGCCGGCCGATCGGTTTTCTGCTGGATATCCGTCGCGATAACCGCATGCTGGTTTCGTTGGCGACGCTGGTCGGACTGTCGGTGTACGGCCTGTCGATGTTCCTGTATCTGAGCGGGCATGTGCGTGAACGGCGTGCACAGCTTCGTGCCGGCTACGCCGTGGCACGCGCCGAGAATCTGGAGAAGATGAAAAAGCTCGAAGAGCGCTTTCATCGGCTGTTCGAAGCCAGCAGTGTCGGCCAGTTGGTAGTCAATGCCGAAGGCAACATCGAAATCGGCAATGCCGCCGCAGAGATGTTACTGGGCTATGAGCCGGGCGAACTCAATGGAGAATCGGTCGATTTTCTGTTGCCCGCCGATCAACGCGCGCAGCACCGCAAATATCGTGACACCTACATGGAAGACCCGGAACCGCGCCTGATGGGCGGCGGACGTCGACTTGAAGCCGTCACCAAATCAGGTGAGCCGATAAGCGTCGAAATCGGGCTCAACCCCTATATGGATGCCGGCAGGCAGATGGTGCTGGTCAGCATTATCGATCTTTCCAAACACCAGTCGGCCGAACACGAGCGGCGCGCCTCGGCTACCGGCTGA